The following are from one region of the Syngnathus acus chromosome 19, fSynAcu1.2, whole genome shotgun sequence genome:
- the mki67 gene encoding proliferation marker protein Ki-67 isoform X3: MPLHGKIVVVKRTGGDGTEFPLTASCLFGRKADCDIRIQLPQVSKEHCRIDLNENKEVILTNLSSVNPTRVNGEALQKPERLKGGDVITIVDRSFRFEYAPPPTPKKFAKGSKPGTPNPHLKDGTNRGIQRSLEQAKGEDPKGDGTENLKSEVSSLQTGQNVNTQKLRSSDAVQQICTPTPKSPMRRRSKEVTPTQHDEVMPSPRNKNSPRTTGKGVPRKRKSEELLLDLPASRMKKKRVSFGSSLVPELFDKKLPPDSPLRKGENPRRSFCLAQAKQSLLRRASVIGLPNGAESRAKKSSRSPKTPVKNSPKGKSPSSKEPSALKKTPKPRTPSPRSTPSPRSKSPNSAQASSKEKSPSVKSPKPNTPTSGNKLETPLPKGSTNKETRTSVKRMSPRPTPQENVNQKTPQGSQKKLPSLKGRFSVSRIKTPSPIAEDAAASDPVQSVTATPKIPLRRKSMKRKSCKTPLTNSAIKFLRRSGISRASLKAPMSWADTVKFGRAKVQAPVPVRNAVTSTVTTKRIAKKTAATAQTPLRKQPGHASTGHADSPATFVVGRAFTQKVPHPVAAAPKVIFNTAISREKMNTDEDLSGISEMFKTPSKEGKRRSEVNRSSSVTAPLILNEQPGFDPSVLNTPEEPGEMAVSPLSLGSTVKVGRYNKEAVKRLLNGSQDSSFISGASSMEMMTDFAEQPSTEMKTSAVTTPKQKLQLPECLTGVRRLLKTPKQKAEPLEDLRGNLLKTPKQKKAEQQECFTGVRRIFTTPKQSEANDLQEKVLKTEVADASFSGVVNLPETPTKALLELPATAEEIQEPSTLKVTSSPAECLSASKRIMKTQRQRHAPVEGPLGIDRLMKTPKVRSEPVDEHFGIKRLMRSPRLRGIDPVEDFEGLQELMEEPAEFRDQLASREMDVAEGTVLSVQAQDNSSAGVSACQTDITKAEIPEILAAVPTVSCESSEVSGVTEMDTASIDSTKPKKPVRGRRAKAAELVMVEPSQEPVVSAPVRGRRGRKVEPTEPPAEEPKAAPKPRRGRYAKEIEAAAEALPEPKGLDVKELSDDQPEQMATEHHETKAINSNESLQQVETAAEEDVPVVQKKSVRGRRGKPVEEEVLSAPIRAVRKTRAQATAPTAGKQTTRSRKTKAETCDALPEIVPEKDAVTETSETNTSQEDSKTPAENSIVKPSRGRKMKQVPIDLTEPGEIFDMEQAPLPAPTNKKGRGRKVIAETVEPEELKVTSEETDTQSKPLARGTRGRNAKREKELEQTSMVAEPGTLQRTKTLRSGRKVEKNVDGENLNPVEAEAPQASEPEQISQPASAKTKRAVRKPKQAALEPPPAEKQDDPIETPSKKSHRSSRAKPAEDAPNSEVPEDKTEDEHKQQRGRRIKTSLKDDVKQAVPVKRVRRGLASACEEAQKAPVTVPELAPASVEPVKRERRPVAKSSTELAAIDKKQSRATSHSNATVQEPQKTVKWNMEVQVQEIPKRSTRVVRGKRSSPGVHTETQSQSESENADKTEDDLPEKAVEPQPAKRARRGAKVADESPSKVNTDETEAQPKNRRGRSAKK; encoded by the exons ATGCCACTACATGGAAAGATAGTCGTGGTTAAGCGGACTGGAGGAGATGGCACTGAATTTCCTCTTACTGCATCGTGCTTGTTTGGAAG GAAAGCTGACTGTGACATTCGTATTCAGCTTCCCCAAGTCTCTAAGGAACACTgcagaattgatttgaatgaaaataaagag GTTATTTTAACCAATCTGAGCTCAGTGAACCCGACCCGTGTCAACGGGGAGGCGCTACAAAAGCCTGAGCGTTTAAAGGGTGGAGATGTCATAACCATTGTCGATCGTTCTTTCAG gTTTGAGTACGCTCCGCCTCCCACACCGAAGAAATTTGCCAAAGGGAGCAAACCCGGAACCCCCAACCCCCATCTAAAAGATGGAACCAACCGCGGCATCCAGCGGTCACTGGAGCAGGCTAAGGGGGAGGACCCCAAGGGAGATG GTACAGAAAATCTCAAGTCTGAAGTGAGCTCGCTGCAGACGGGTCAGAATGTCAATACTCAGAAGTTGAGAAGCAGTGACGCGGTTCAGCAAATTTGTACTCCAACACCCAAGTCGCCTATGAGACGTAGGAGTAAGGAAGTCACACCGACCCAGCATGACGAAGTGATGCCGAGTCCACGAAACAAAAATTCACCACGAACCACTGGAAAAG GAGTCCCAAGAAAACGCAAAAGTGAAGAGCTTTTGCTCGATCTGCCGGCATCACGGATGAAAAAGAAACGCGTTTCTTTTGGAAGCTCCCTTGTTCCCGAGttgtttgacaaaaaattgCCCCCCGATTCTCCCTTGCGTAAAGGCGAGAATCCAAGAAGAAGCTTCTGTCTTGCTCAAGCCAAACAATCACTGCTGAGACGAGCGTCAGTCATCGGCCTGCCAAAT gggGCTGAAAGTCGTGCAAAGAAGAGCTCTAGATCTCCTAAAACGCCTGTCAAAAACTCTCCAAAGGGAAAATCCCCATCCTCCAAAGAGCCATCTGCTTTAAAGAAGACTCCAAAACCCAGGACACCTTCTCCTCGTAGTACACCTTCTCCTCGTAGTAAGTCGCCAAATTCGGCCCAGGCTTCTTCAAAAGAGAAATCTCCCTCTGTGAAGTCACCAAAACCCAACACACCGACCTCCGGCAACAAATTGGAAACGCCTTTGCCCAAGGGCTCAACTAACAAGGAAACACGCACCAGTGTGAAAAGGATGTCCCCCAGGCCTACCCCTCAGGAAAATGTCAACCAAAAAACACCCCAGGGCTCCCAAAAGAAGCTTCCATCCTTGAAAGGACGGTTTTCTGTGTCTCGCATCAAAACCCCGTCACCGATTGCCGAAGACGCCGCCGCCAGTGATCCGGTGCAGTCTGTCACGGCGACACCCAAAATCCCTTTGAGAAGGAAGAGCATGAAGAGAAAGTCATGCAAGACTCCCTTGACTAACAGTGCCATTAAATTCTTAAGAAGAAGCGGCATTTCCCGAGCATCGCTGAAAG CTCCAATGTCTTGGGCTGACACTGTCAAGTTCGGCCGCGCCAAAGTTCAAGCGCCCGTGCCTGTTAGAAATGCAGTCACAAGTACTGTCACGACAAAAAGGATTGCGAAGAAGACGGCGGCCACAGCACAG ACTCCGCTAAGAAAGCAGCCGGGCCATGCGAGCACCGGACATGCCGACTCGCCTGCTACCTTTGTTGTGGGCCGAGCGTTCACGCAGAAAGTTCCGCACCCAGTTGCCGCTGCACCAAAGGTCATCTTCAACACGGCAATCTCAagggaaaaaatgaatacGGATGAGGATTTGTCAG gaaTCTCGGAAATGTTTAAAACGCCTTCAAAAGAGGGCAAGAGAAGATCGGAAGTCAACCGTAGCAGCTCCGTGACGGCTCCATTGATACTTAATGAACAACCTGGATTCGATCCTTCTGTGTTGAACACTCCCGAGGAGCCAG GTGAGATGGCCGTGTCGCCGCTCTCTCTCGGATCGACGGTAAAAGTGGGCCGATACAACAAAGAGGCGGTGAAACGCCTACTTAATGGCAGTCAAGACTCCAGCTTCATCAGTGGTGCCTcatctatggagatgatgaccGATTTTGCCGAACAGCCAAGCACCGAAATGAAGACGAGTGCCGTAACAACCCCGAAGCAGAAGTTGCAGCTCCCAGAGTGTCTCACAGGTGTGAGGAGACTCCTGAAGACCCCAAAACAGAAGGCTGAACCTCTGGAGGATCTGAGAGGGAACCTCCTGAAAACACCAAAGCAGAAGAAAGCTGAGCAACAAGAATGCTTCACTGGAGTCAGAAGAATTTTCACCACTCCAAAACAGAGTGAAGCCAATGACCTACAAGAGAAAGTCCTCAAAACAGAAGTTGCCGATGCTTCCTTCAGTGGGGTGGTAAACCTGCCGGAGACACCGACGAAAGCCTTGCTGGAGCTACCAGCGACAGCTGAAGAAATTCAAGAGCCGTCAACTCTTAAAGTGACCAGCTCCCCTGCGGAATGCCTCTCGGCTAGCAAGAGAATCATGAAAACACAGAGGCAAAGACACGCTCCCGTTGAAGGCCCCCTCGGAATCGACAGGCTCATGAAGACTCCCAAAGTGCGAAGTGAACCGGTGGATGAGCACTTTGGCATCAAGCGGCTCATGAGGTCACCCAGACTGCGGGGTATTGATCCCGTGGAGGACTTTGAGGGGCTTCAAGAGCTCATGGAGGAACCTGCTGAG TTTAGAGATCAGCTTGCGAGTCGTGAGATGGACGTAGCAGAAGGTACGGTACTTTCTGTCCAAGCACAGGACAACAGTTCAGCAGGTGTGAGCGCTTGTCAAACGGACATCACAAAAG CAGAGATACCTGAGATTTTAGCAGCGGTTCCAACCGTTAGTTGTGAGTCTTCTGAAGTTTCCGGAGTGACGGAAATGGACACGGCCTCCATCGACTCAACCAAACCCAAGAAACCTGTCCGTGGCAGAAGAGCCAAAGCGGCAGAACTGGTGATGGTGGAACCATCTCAGGAACCTGTTGTCTCTGCTCCTGTCAGAGGAAGAAGGGGGAGAAAAGTAGAGCCAACTGAACCACCCGCTGAAGAACCGAAAGCTGCCCCCAAGCCTAGAAGAGGAAGATATGCTAAAGAAATCGAGGCTGCCGCCGAAGCTTTGCCAGAGCCCAAAG GTTTAGATGTCAAGGAACTTAGTGATGACCAACCGGAGCAGATGGCAACTGAACACCATGAAACGAAAGCCATAAATTCCAATGAGAGTTTGCAACAAGTGGAGACTGCAGCAGAGGAAGACGTCCCTGTTGTTCAAAAGAAGTCTGTTCGGGGGAGAAGAGGCAAACCGGTGGAAGAAGAGGTCCTCTCTGCTCCAATCAGGGCCGTAAGAAAGACGAGAGCTCAAGCAACCGCGCCCACCGCGGGGAAGCAAACTACCAGAAGTAGGAAGACAAAGGCAGAAACTTGTGACGCTCTGCCTGAAATAGTGCCAGAGAAAGATGCGGTGACCGAAACTTCAGAAACTAACACCAGCCAAGAGGATTCCAAGACTCCCGCAGAGAACTCAATCGTGAAGCCTAGCCGGGGCAGGAAAATGAAGCAAGTGCCCATTGATCTAACCGAGCCAGGAGAAATATTTGACATGGAACAAGCTCCGCTACCAGCACCCACGAACAAAAAAGGAAGAGGCAGGAAAGTCATCGCTGAGACGGTTGAGCCAGAAGAACTCAAAGTCACCTCTGAGGAAACAGATACTCAGTCCAAGCCTCTTGCCAGAGGAACCAGAGGACGAAACGCCAAGCGCGAAAAAGAGCTCGAGCAGACTTCCATGGTAGCAGAGCCTGGAACCCTGCAGCGTACAAAAACTTTGAGGAGTGGCAGAAAGGTTGAGAAAAATGTTGATGGAGAAAATCTTAACCCAGTTGAAGCAGAAGCGCCACAGGCTTCTGAACCAGAGCAGATAAGTCAACCTgcttctgcaaaaacaaaacgagcCGTGCGAAAACCAAAGCAAGCGGCACTTGAGCCTCCTCCCgcagaaaaacaagatgaccCAATTGAGACACCATCCAAAAAATCCCACAGAAGCAGCAGAGCAAAACCTGCCGAAGATGCTCCCAACTCAGAGGTGCCAGAAGATAAAACGGAAGATGAACACAAGCAACAAAGGGGGAGAAGAATAAAAACCAGTTTGAAAGATGACGTGAAACAAGCCGTTCCGGTTAAGAGAGTGCGACGAGGGCTGGCCTCTGCCTGCGAGGAGGCCCAAAAAGCTCCAGTGACAGTTCCAGAGTTAGCTCCAGCTTCAGTAGAACCAGTCAAAAGGGAGAGACGGCCAGTTGCTAAATCCTCAACAGAATTGGCTGCAATTGACAAAAAACAGTCACGTGCCACCAGCCATTCAAACGCCACTGTGCAAGAACCACAAAAAACAGTGAAATGGAACATGGAGGTCCAAGTCCAAGAGATCCCTAAAAGATCCACGAGAGTGGTCAGAGGCAAGAGGTCAAGCCCTGGTGTGCACACCGAGACGCAAAGCCAGAGTGAGTCTGAAAATGCGGATAAAACTGAAGATGACCTCCCAGAAAAAGCAGTGGAGCCTCAGCCTGCCAAGAGAGCTAGGCGAGGGGCAAAGGTCGCAGATGAGTCCCCCAGCAAGGTCAACACTGATGAGACGGAGGCTCAGCCGAAAAACAGAAGAGGAAGATCAGCTAAGAAATGA
- the mki67 gene encoding proliferation marker protein Ki-67 isoform X4, with the protein MIRKSLDVKTPQKSSATFLQTPRNSNVSTNQNTSTVAEAEVSNGEATAETKSTIVTPMSDKKRKSCPRVLVSDVVTPGTENLKSEVSSLQTGQNVNTQKLRSSDAVQQICTPTPKSPMRRRSKEVTPTQHDEVMPSPRNKNSPRTTGKGVPRKRKSEELLLDLPASRMKKKRVSFGSSLVPELFDKKLPPDSPLRKGENPRRSFCLAQAKQSLLRRASVIGLPNGAESRAKKSSRSPKTPVKNSPKGKSPSSKEPSALKKTPKPRTPSPRSTPSPRSKSPNSAQASSKEKSPSVKSPKPNTPTSGNKLETPLPKGSTNKETRTSVKRMSPRPTPQENVNQKTPQGSQKKLPSLKGRFSVSRIKTPSPIAEDAAASDPVQSVTATPKIPLRRKSMKRKSCKTPLTNSAIKFLRRSGISRASLKAPMSWADTVKFGRAKVQAPVPVRNAVTSTVTTKRIAKKTAATAQTPLRKQPGHASTGHADSPATFVVGRAFTQKVPHPVAAAPKVIFNTAISREKMNTDEDLSGISEMFKTPSKEGKRRSEVNRSSSVTAPLILNEQPGFDPSVLNTPEEPGEMAVSPLSLGSTVKVGRYNKEAVKRLLNGSQDSSFISGASSMEMMTDFAEQPSTEMKTSAVTTPKQKLQLPECLTGVRRLLKTPKQKAEPLEDLRGNLLKTPKQKKAEQQECFTGVRRIFTTPKQSEANDLQEKVLKTEVADASFSGVVNLPETPTKALLELPATAEEIQEPSTLKVTSSPAECLSASKRIMKTQRQRHAPVEGPLGIDRLMKTPKVRSEPVDEHFGIKRLMRSPRLRGIDPVEDFEGLQELMEEPAEFRDQLASREMDVAEGTVLSVQAQDNSSAGVSACQTDITKAEIPEILAAVPTVSCESSEVSGVTEMDTASIDSTKPKKPVRGRRAKAAELVMVEPSQEPVVSAPVRGRRGRKVEPTEPPAEEPKAAPKPRRGRYAKEIEAAAEALPEPKGLDVKELSDDQPEQMATEHHETKAINSNESLQQVETAAEEDVPVVQKKSVRGRRGKPVEEEVLSAPIRAVRKTRAQATAPTAGKQTTRSRKTKAETCDALPEIVPEKDAVTETSETNTSQEDSKTPAENSIVKPSRGRKMKQVPIDLTEPGEIFDMEQAPLPAPTNKKGRGRKVIAETVEPEELKVTSEETDTQSKPLARGTRGRNAKREKELEQTSMVAEPGTLQRTKTLRSGRKVEKNVDGENLNPVEAEAPQASEPEQISQPASAKTKRAVRKPKQAALEPPPAEKQDDPIETPSKKSHRSSRAKPAEDAPNSEVPEDKTEDEHKQQRGRRIKTSLKDDVKQAVPVKRVRRGLASACEEAQKAPVTVPELAPASVEPVKRERRPVAKSSTELAAIDKKQSRATSHSNATVQEPQKTVKWNMEVQVQEIPKRSTRVVRGKRSSPGVHTETQSQSESENADKTEDDLPEKAVEPQPAKRARRGAKVADESPSKVNTDETEAQPKNRRGRSAKK; encoded by the exons ATGATCAGAAAATCTCTGGATGTTAAGACCCCTCAGAAATCTTCCGCCACCTTCCTCCAGACCCCGAGAAATAGCAATGTTTccacaaatcaaaacacatcAACGGTGGCCGAGGCCGAAGTCTCTAATGGCGAAGCCACAGCAGAGACTAAGAGTACGATTGTCACCCCGATGTCTGACAAAAAGCGTAAGAGTTGCCCTCGGGTTCTTGTCTCTGATGTGGTGACTCCAGGTACAGAAAATCTCAAGTCTGAAGTGAGCTCGCTGCAGACGGGTCAGAATGTCAATACTCAGAAGTTGAGAAGCAGTGACGCGGTTCAGCAAATTTGTACTCCAACACCCAAGTCGCCTATGAGACGTAGGAGTAAGGAAGTCACACCGACCCAGCATGACGAAGTGATGCCGAGTCCACGAAACAAAAATTCACCACGAACCACTGGAAAAG GAGTCCCAAGAAAACGCAAAAGTGAAGAGCTTTTGCTCGATCTGCCGGCATCACGGATGAAAAAGAAACGCGTTTCTTTTGGAAGCTCCCTTGTTCCCGAGttgtttgacaaaaaattgCCCCCCGATTCTCCCTTGCGTAAAGGCGAGAATCCAAGAAGAAGCTTCTGTCTTGCTCAAGCCAAACAATCACTGCTGAGACGAGCGTCAGTCATCGGCCTGCCAAAT gggGCTGAAAGTCGTGCAAAGAAGAGCTCTAGATCTCCTAAAACGCCTGTCAAAAACTCTCCAAAGGGAAAATCCCCATCCTCCAAAGAGCCATCTGCTTTAAAGAAGACTCCAAAACCCAGGACACCTTCTCCTCGTAGTACACCTTCTCCTCGTAGTAAGTCGCCAAATTCGGCCCAGGCTTCTTCAAAAGAGAAATCTCCCTCTGTGAAGTCACCAAAACCCAACACACCGACCTCCGGCAACAAATTGGAAACGCCTTTGCCCAAGGGCTCAACTAACAAGGAAACACGCACCAGTGTGAAAAGGATGTCCCCCAGGCCTACCCCTCAGGAAAATGTCAACCAAAAAACACCCCAGGGCTCCCAAAAGAAGCTTCCATCCTTGAAAGGACGGTTTTCTGTGTCTCGCATCAAAACCCCGTCACCGATTGCCGAAGACGCCGCCGCCAGTGATCCGGTGCAGTCTGTCACGGCGACACCCAAAATCCCTTTGAGAAGGAAGAGCATGAAGAGAAAGTCATGCAAGACTCCCTTGACTAACAGTGCCATTAAATTCTTAAGAAGAAGCGGCATTTCCCGAGCATCGCTGAAAG CTCCAATGTCTTGGGCTGACACTGTCAAGTTCGGCCGCGCCAAAGTTCAAGCGCCCGTGCCTGTTAGAAATGCAGTCACAAGTACTGTCACGACAAAAAGGATTGCGAAGAAGACGGCGGCCACAGCACAG ACTCCGCTAAGAAAGCAGCCGGGCCATGCGAGCACCGGACATGCCGACTCGCCTGCTACCTTTGTTGTGGGCCGAGCGTTCACGCAGAAAGTTCCGCACCCAGTTGCCGCTGCACCAAAGGTCATCTTCAACACGGCAATCTCAagggaaaaaatgaatacGGATGAGGATTTGTCAG gaaTCTCGGAAATGTTTAAAACGCCTTCAAAAGAGGGCAAGAGAAGATCGGAAGTCAACCGTAGCAGCTCCGTGACGGCTCCATTGATACTTAATGAACAACCTGGATTCGATCCTTCTGTGTTGAACACTCCCGAGGAGCCAG GTGAGATGGCCGTGTCGCCGCTCTCTCTCGGATCGACGGTAAAAGTGGGCCGATACAACAAAGAGGCGGTGAAACGCCTACTTAATGGCAGTCAAGACTCCAGCTTCATCAGTGGTGCCTcatctatggagatgatgaccGATTTTGCCGAACAGCCAAGCACCGAAATGAAGACGAGTGCCGTAACAACCCCGAAGCAGAAGTTGCAGCTCCCAGAGTGTCTCACAGGTGTGAGGAGACTCCTGAAGACCCCAAAACAGAAGGCTGAACCTCTGGAGGATCTGAGAGGGAACCTCCTGAAAACACCAAAGCAGAAGAAAGCTGAGCAACAAGAATGCTTCACTGGAGTCAGAAGAATTTTCACCACTCCAAAACAGAGTGAAGCCAATGACCTACAAGAGAAAGTCCTCAAAACAGAAGTTGCCGATGCTTCCTTCAGTGGGGTGGTAAACCTGCCGGAGACACCGACGAAAGCCTTGCTGGAGCTACCAGCGACAGCTGAAGAAATTCAAGAGCCGTCAACTCTTAAAGTGACCAGCTCCCCTGCGGAATGCCTCTCGGCTAGCAAGAGAATCATGAAAACACAGAGGCAAAGACACGCTCCCGTTGAAGGCCCCCTCGGAATCGACAGGCTCATGAAGACTCCCAAAGTGCGAAGTGAACCGGTGGATGAGCACTTTGGCATCAAGCGGCTCATGAGGTCACCCAGACTGCGGGGTATTGATCCCGTGGAGGACTTTGAGGGGCTTCAAGAGCTCATGGAGGAACCTGCTGAG TTTAGAGATCAGCTTGCGAGTCGTGAGATGGACGTAGCAGAAGGTACGGTACTTTCTGTCCAAGCACAGGACAACAGTTCAGCAGGTGTGAGCGCTTGTCAAACGGACATCACAAAAG CAGAGATACCTGAGATTTTAGCAGCGGTTCCAACCGTTAGTTGTGAGTCTTCTGAAGTTTCCGGAGTGACGGAAATGGACACGGCCTCCATCGACTCAACCAAACCCAAGAAACCTGTCCGTGGCAGAAGAGCCAAAGCGGCAGAACTGGTGATGGTGGAACCATCTCAGGAACCTGTTGTCTCTGCTCCTGTCAGAGGAAGAAGGGGGAGAAAAGTAGAGCCAACTGAACCACCCGCTGAAGAACCGAAAGCTGCCCCCAAGCCTAGAAGAGGAAGATATGCTAAAGAAATCGAGGCTGCCGCCGAAGCTTTGCCAGAGCCCAAAG GTTTAGATGTCAAGGAACTTAGTGATGACCAACCGGAGCAGATGGCAACTGAACACCATGAAACGAAAGCCATAAATTCCAATGAGAGTTTGCAACAAGTGGAGACTGCAGCAGAGGAAGACGTCCCTGTTGTTCAAAAGAAGTCTGTTCGGGGGAGAAGAGGCAAACCGGTGGAAGAAGAGGTCCTCTCTGCTCCAATCAGGGCCGTAAGAAAGACGAGAGCTCAAGCAACCGCGCCCACCGCGGGGAAGCAAACTACCAGAAGTAGGAAGACAAAGGCAGAAACTTGTGACGCTCTGCCTGAAATAGTGCCAGAGAAAGATGCGGTGACCGAAACTTCAGAAACTAACACCAGCCAAGAGGATTCCAAGACTCCCGCAGAGAACTCAATCGTGAAGCCTAGCCGGGGCAGGAAAATGAAGCAAGTGCCCATTGATCTAACCGAGCCAGGAGAAATATTTGACATGGAACAAGCTCCGCTACCAGCACCCACGAACAAAAAAGGAAGAGGCAGGAAAGTCATCGCTGAGACGGTTGAGCCAGAAGAACTCAAAGTCACCTCTGAGGAAACAGATACTCAGTCCAAGCCTCTTGCCAGAGGAACCAGAGGACGAAACGCCAAGCGCGAAAAAGAGCTCGAGCAGACTTCCATGGTAGCAGAGCCTGGAACCCTGCAGCGTACAAAAACTTTGAGGAGTGGCAGAAAGGTTGAGAAAAATGTTGATGGAGAAAATCTTAACCCAGTTGAAGCAGAAGCGCCACAGGCTTCTGAACCAGAGCAGATAAGTCAACCTgcttctgcaaaaacaaaacgagcCGTGCGAAAACCAAAGCAAGCGGCACTTGAGCCTCCTCCCgcagaaaaacaagatgaccCAATTGAGACACCATCCAAAAAATCCCACAGAAGCAGCAGAGCAAAACCTGCCGAAGATGCTCCCAACTCAGAGGTGCCAGAAGATAAAACGGAAGATGAACACAAGCAACAAAGGGGGAGAAGAATAAAAACCAGTTTGAAAGATGACGTGAAACAAGCCGTTCCGGTTAAGAGAGTGCGACGAGGGCTGGCCTCTGCCTGCGAGGAGGCCCAAAAAGCTCCAGTGACAGTTCCAGAGTTAGCTCCAGCTTCAGTAGAACCAGTCAAAAGGGAGAGACGGCCAGTTGCTAAATCCTCAACAGAATTGGCTGCAATTGACAAAAAACAGTCACGTGCCACCAGCCATTCAAACGCCACTGTGCAAGAACCACAAAAAACAGTGAAATGGAACATGGAGGTCCAAGTCCAAGAGATCCCTAAAAGATCCACGAGAGTGGTCAGAGGCAAGAGGTCAAGCCCTGGTGTGCACACCGAGACGCAAAGCCAGAGTGAGTCTGAAAATGCGGATAAAACTGAAGATGACCTCCCAGAAAAAGCAGTGGAGCCTCAGCCTGCCAAGAGAGCTAGGCGAGGGGCAAAGGTCGCAGATGAGTCCCCCAGCAAGGTCAACACTGATGAGACGGAGGCTCAGCCGAAAAACAGAAGAGGAAGATCAGCTAAGAAATGA